Proteins encoded by one window of Thermobaculum terrenum ATCC BAA-798:
- the hslU gene encoding ATP-dependent protease ATPase subunit HslU produces the protein MQDFTPRQIVKELDKYIVGQDKAKRALAVALRNRYRRQQLPPEIRDEVMPKNLMLIGPTGVGKTELARRLSKLVDAPFIKVEATKFTEVGYVGHDVESIVRELVETSVNMVHMKAMDRVKEEAEKAANERLINYLVRQSPKYKVLQEELESLADSEQESAAASTKKVVLERKMKRQRKRMAQMLAERRLDDEIVEIEVDPDPDLYSVVDIFADIGDSDESEDATPLFSLDQSNRKRSRKVSVAEARRILVQEEAQKMIDFDAVIDEGVQKAEQDGIVFIDEIDKLISNGYDSNADVSGEGVQRDLLPIVEGSNVVTRYGTVKTDHILFIAAGAFHDSKPSDLIPELQGRFPLRVELEDLDAEDLKAILVEPDNSLIKQYQALLGTEGVELEFTPDGIDEIARFAHEMNLKMENIGARRLQTVMERVLEDVAFDATDLEDKHVRIDRAYVKARLENLIENEDLSRFIL, from the coding sequence ATGCAGGATTTTACACCTAGACAGATAGTAAAGGAACTTGACAAGTACATAGTTGGACAGGATAAAGCTAAGAGAGCTCTAGCCGTAGCTCTTCGCAACCGCTACCGCAGGCAACAGCTTCCACCCGAGATCAGGGACGAAGTCATGCCAAAGAACCTGATGCTGATAGGTCCCACAGGAGTTGGTAAGACCGAGCTGGCGCGAAGACTAAGCAAGCTAGTTGATGCCCCGTTCATCAAGGTAGAGGCTACTAAGTTTACCGAAGTGGGATACGTAGGTCACGATGTAGAGAGCATAGTGCGCGAGCTCGTCGAGACCAGCGTTAACATGGTCCATATGAAGGCCATGGATAGAGTCAAGGAAGAAGCAGAGAAAGCTGCCAACGAGCGACTGATCAACTACCTTGTCAGGCAATCCCCCAAGTACAAGGTTCTGCAGGAAGAGCTGGAGAGCCTCGCAGATTCGGAGCAGGAATCTGCTGCAGCATCTACCAAGAAGGTCGTACTCGAGAGGAAGATGAAGCGCCAACGCAAGCGCATGGCTCAGATGCTAGCAGAACGCAGACTTGACGATGAAATAGTCGAAATAGAGGTGGATCCAGATCCTGACCTCTACTCAGTCGTCGATATTTTTGCTGATATAGGGGACTCTGACGAGTCTGAGGATGCCACTCCATTGTTCAGCCTAGATCAATCTAACCGCAAGCGCAGCCGAAAAGTCTCTGTGGCAGAGGCTCGCAGGATATTGGTGCAAGAAGAAGCACAGAAAATGATCGACTTTGACGCGGTGATAGATGAGGGAGTTCAGAAAGCTGAACAGGATGGCATCGTCTTTATAGACGAAATAGACAAGTTGATCAGCAACGGCTATGACTCCAATGCCGACGTCTCTGGAGAGGGCGTGCAGAGGGACCTGCTGCCAATAGTAGAAGGCTCTAACGTAGTCACGAGATACGGGACCGTCAAGACCGATCACATACTTTTCATAGCCGCTGGAGCTTTTCACGACAGCAAGCCTTCGGATCTGATTCCAGAGCTTCAAGGAAGGTTCCCACTGAGAGTAGAGCTGGAGGACCTGGATGCAGAGGACCTCAAAGCCATCTTGGTAGAACCGGACAACTCATTGATAAAGCAGTACCAGGCTCTCTTGGGGACAGAGGGTGTGGAGCTTGAATTCACGCCTGATGGTATAGATGAGATAGCCCGCTTTGCGCATGAGATGAATCTCAAGATGGAGAATATAGGCGCAAGAAGGCTGCAGACTGTCATGGAAAGAGTGCTGGAAGATGTGGCCTTCGATGCTACAGACCTTGAGGACAAGCATGTACGGATAGATCGAGCCTATGTGAAAGCTCGACTAGAGAACCTTATAGAGAACGAAGATCTTAGCAGATTCATACTGTAG
- the hslV gene encoding ATP-dependent protease subunit HslV, with the protein MSHNPPMMRATTILAVLRDGLLAMAGDGQVTFGDSIFKHKARKVRTLYDGKVLVGFAGAVADALTLFERFESQLQQYSGDLRRSAVELAKQWRTDRYLRPLEAELIVGDPGQLLLITGQGEVIEPDEGILAIGSGSVYALAAAQALLRHTNMDAEHITLEAMKIAAELCIYTNDNITIETIRAEN; encoded by the coding sequence ATGTCACATAACCCACCAATGATGCGCGCAACAACTATACTTGCAGTGCTTCGAGATGGCCTCCTAGCAATGGCAGGCGATGGACAAGTAACCTTCGGCGATTCCATATTCAAACATAAAGCTAGAAAAGTTCGCACCCTATACGATGGCAAGGTCCTGGTAGGCTTCGCTGGAGCGGTAGCGGATGCCCTCACCTTATTTGAGAGGTTCGAGTCCCAGCTTCAGCAGTACAGCGGCGATCTACGTAGATCTGCCGTGGAACTTGCCAAACAATGGAGAACCGATAGGTACCTGCGCCCACTGGAGGCAGAGCTTATCGTGGGAGATCCTGGGCAGCTGCTGCTTATTACAGGACAAGGGGAGGTCATAGAGCCGGATGAAGGCATCCTGGCTATAGGGTCTGGCAGCGTTTATGCTCTTGCCGCTGCACAGGCTCTACTTAGGCACACTAATATGGACGCAGAGCATATAACCCTGGAAGCTATGAAGATAGCTGCCGAGCTCTGCATCTATACTAACGACAATATAACGATCGAAACCATAAGGGCAGAGAACTAA
- a CDS encoding amidase, which translates to MEVTEIIGRLKNNLSSQHIEFTDQDIEKIVEYGFLQNVLLTEDIMQGLPYDVIPEYVWHTSPLEVDRSPKDSGDRMAPVSTTSKLSKSGELLDLPLSELSEMVRSRKVSPVELVQSCLDNIDKYDKRLNAFQLVLGDEALQQAKRAEEDIVRGEYKGPIHGIPIAVKDLFALRDHPTTAGSRILQNWVPDYDSAVVERIKSAGGIVIGKTRMSEFAYSPGANNTIYGHTLNPWNNDKDAGGSSSGSGVAVATRMALVGLGSDTGGSIRIPAAHCGIVGLKPTFGRISLFGAVPLSWSLDHGGPLVRYTSDLPLVMALLSGQDKRDPRTSPASEWPYGDKVTNEDTRSLRVGVIGYTGSDDPIGTHDVVTCWMKGVRALEEAGSRVEEVDIPDLERLWVLNGALIGVEAATYHTHWLRTNKEAYSEFARYRLMSAFAYGPNIFMRIQQARALLRSKLNHLWDRFDVITTPVVRHPAPDAGTPSHTLYTGPFNFLGWPALSVPVGVSSEGTPVGMQLVSAPWREDLLLVCSNVVEAALGPLALSGDRESTQ; encoded by the coding sequence ATGGAAGTCACAGAGATTATAGGGCGCCTCAAGAACAACCTCAGTTCCCAACATATAGAGTTTACAGACCAGGATATAGAGAAGATAGTGGAGTACGGATTCCTGCAGAACGTGCTCCTTACAGAGGATATCATGCAGGGGCTGCCTTACGACGTAATACCAGAGTACGTCTGGCATACTTCTCCCCTCGAAGTAGACAGGTCACCTAAGGATAGCGGCGACCGGATGGCACCGGTCAGTACCACTTCTAAACTCTCCAAGAGCGGAGAGCTACTAGATCTGCCTCTGTCAGAACTATCTGAGATGGTCAGGAGCAGGAAGGTATCACCCGTTGAGCTGGTCCAATCCTGCCTGGATAACATAGACAAGTATGACAAGAGGTTGAATGCCTTCCAGCTCGTACTAGGTGATGAAGCCCTGCAGCAAGCGAAGCGAGCGGAGGAAGACATAGTAAGAGGGGAGTACAAAGGGCCAATCCATGGTATTCCCATAGCAGTCAAGGATCTATTTGCGCTCCGAGATCACCCTACTACAGCTGGCTCTCGAATACTTCAGAATTGGGTGCCGGACTATGACTCCGCCGTGGTAGAGCGCATCAAAAGTGCCGGAGGCATAGTAATTGGTAAGACCAGGATGTCGGAGTTTGCATACTCTCCGGGAGCCAATAATACGATATACGGCCATACTCTTAATCCTTGGAACAACGATAAGGACGCTGGGGGATCAAGTAGTGGGTCCGGGGTGGCAGTCGCTACCCGTATGGCGCTGGTAGGATTGGGATCGGATACAGGAGGGTCCATACGCATACCAGCCGCACATTGCGGGATAGTCGGGCTGAAACCCACCTTCGGCAGAATCAGCCTGTTTGGAGCCGTGCCTCTATCCTGGTCCCTGGATCATGGGGGGCCGCTAGTTAGATATACCTCTGACCTTCCACTGGTAATGGCATTGCTTTCAGGCCAAGACAAGAGAGATCCCAGGACTTCACCAGCAAGCGAGTGGCCCTATGGAGACAAGGTTACCAATGAAGATACCAGGAGTCTAAGAGTAGGGGTGATCGGATACACGGGTAGCGACGACCCAATAGGAACACATGATGTAGTTACCTGCTGGATGAAAGGGGTAAGAGCACTCGAAGAGGCTGGGTCTCGAGTCGAGGAAGTAGATATACCTGACCTGGAGAGGCTCTGGGTGCTGAACGGAGCACTAATAGGCGTAGAGGCCGCTACCTACCACACTCATTGGTTGAGGACCAACAAGGAAGCCTATAGCGAGTTCGCCAGATACAGGCTTATGTCAGCTTTTGCATACGGTCCAAACATATTCATGAGGATACAGCAGGCAAGAGCCCTGCTTAGAAGCAAGCTAAATCACTTGTGGGACAGATTTGATGTGATCACTACGCCAGTAGTAAGACATCCAGCTCCTGATGCTGGAACTCCTTCTCATACCCTTTATACAGGTCCTTTCAATTTCCTCGGCTGGCCAGCGCTATCAGTCCCAGTTGGCGTCTCTTCCGAAGGCACCCCCGTGGGCATGCAGCTTGTGTCCGCGCCGTGGAGGGAAGACCTCCTCTTAGTATGCAGTAACGTTGTTGAGGCAGCCTTAGGACCCCTTGCCCTAAGCGGAGATAGGGAAAGCACACAATGA
- a CDS encoding sigma-70 family RNA polymerase sigma factor — translation MALIDMAEAKEIQVDEFERIFLSYWEEIYLYLYRMLRDSQEAEDAAQETFLKLYSRPPAANSNYRAWLYKVASREGLNRIRSNNRRTRLISKIKSLWSNEVAPDTTDIVLANAESVEVRDILARMRPQYAQVLLLRHHGLSYDEISKVTGISKNSVGTILVRAEKQFATLLERGEGK, via the coding sequence TTGGCCCTTATCGATATGGCCGAAGCTAAAGAGATCCAGGTTGATGAGTTCGAGCGCATCTTCCTTTCTTACTGGGAAGAAATATATCTATATCTCTACCGTATGCTTAGAGATTCTCAAGAAGCTGAGGATGCGGCTCAGGAGACCTTCCTGAAGCTCTACTCGCGGCCTCCAGCTGCTAATTCCAACTACAGGGCATGGTTATACAAAGTGGCCTCAAGAGAAGGGCTGAACAGGATAAGGTCAAATAACAGGAGAACCAGGCTTATATCAAAGATTAAATCGTTGTGGTCTAATGAAGTCGCACCGGATACAACTGACATAGTGTTAGCCAATGCTGAGAGCGTGGAAGTTAGGGATATTCTGGCCAGAATGCGTCCACAGTATGCGCAAGTGCTTCTGCTGCGACATCATGGGCTTAGCTACGATGAGATATCTAAGGTTACAGGTATATCCAAGAACTCAGTAGGTACTATCCTGGTACGTGCCGAGAAACAGTTTGCTACCCTCCTGGAAAGAGGAGAAGGAAAATGA
- a CDS encoding ABC transporter ATP-binding protein, with product MSSPAIYVENLRKVYGNKVAVESLSLEVQQGEVFGFLGPNGAGKTTTIKMLNGLITPTAGKVSVLGKKLGDLGARKQIGFLPEHFRFHEWLKAYEFLDFHGSLYGMSKSERKKRIPEVLKLVGLEHRADSRLRTFSKGMLQRIGIAQAIIANPKLVFLDEPTSALDPIGRRDVRDLIVFLRDNGVTVFLNSHLLSEVERVCDRIAIIKEGKVAAIGPVDELLHAEHIVDVRATNVTPSLLEAISHRFRLMDHSNNGYFSVSVPEQEVPALVEMLVASGANLYELKPRQRSLEDIFVDIVQVSGDR from the coding sequence TTGTCCTCTCCAGCTATATATGTTGAAAACCTGCGTAAGGTTTACGGAAATAAAGTTGCGGTTGAATCTCTATCGCTGGAGGTACAGCAGGGGGAGGTCTTTGGTTTCCTTGGCCCTAACGGTGCAGGCAAGACTACTACAATCAAGATGCTCAACGGCCTGATAACCCCTACAGCAGGCAAAGTGAGCGTGCTGGGGAAAAAGCTGGGCGATCTTGGAGCCCGTAAGCAGATAGGGTTCCTCCCTGAGCATTTCAGGTTTCATGAATGGCTCAAGGCCTACGAGTTCCTGGACTTTCATGGCTCTCTCTATGGCATGTCCAAGTCCGAGAGAAAGAAGCGTATCCCTGAGGTTTTGAAGCTGGTAGGGCTTGAGCACAGAGCGGACAGTCGGCTGAGGACCTTTTCTAAAGGGATGCTGCAAAGGATAGGTATAGCTCAGGCCATCATAGCTAATCCCAAGCTTGTCTTCCTGGATGAGCCTACAAGTGCTTTGGATCCTATAGGCAGGAGAGACGTAAGAGATCTTATAGTTTTCCTGCGCGATAATGGTGTTACTGTGTTCCTGAACTCTCACTTGCTAAGCGAGGTTGAGAGAGTTTGTGACAGGATAGCGATCATAAAGGAAGGTAAGGTAGCAGCTATAGGACCGGTTGATGAGCTTCTCCATGCCGAGCATATAGTCGATGTTAGAGCAACTAACGTCACGCCATCGCTTCTGGAAGCTATTTCCCACAGATTCAGGTTGATGGATCATTCCAACAATGGTTACTTCTCAGTCTCTGTTCCGGAGCAGGAAGTGCCTGCACTCGTCGAAATGCTTGTGGCAAGCGGTGCCAACCTGTATGAACTCAAGCCCAGGCAGAGGTCTCTGGAGGACATATTCGTAGATATAGTACAGGTGTCAGGTGACAGATGA
- a CDS encoding ABC transporter permease codes for MRSLLIAKFTFKEALRKKLVIGVILLSIVFVALYVWGFSSLKNNFDERIASGNPPPFSFEFFANALVLMGFYTVNFLCGVMAIFASVGSIASEIDNGTLHSIVPKPIRRWEIVLGKWLGYAFMLAIYVLLMCAAVVITGKLIGDYVPPRYIYGSLLVVLVGIVLLSITVLGSTLFSSLTNGIVVFMLYGVSLMGGIVKQVGEILDSSTLKNIGLATNLVIPSDTLWRLASYVIQPRFSLQMGPTLLSSDTPPSNMMVVYAFAYITLALLIANWIFARRDL; via the coding sequence ATGAGGTCGTTACTAATAGCTAAGTTCACATTCAAAGAGGCTCTGAGAAAGAAGCTTGTCATAGGCGTCATATTGCTCAGCATAGTGTTTGTCGCCCTATATGTTTGGGGTTTTTCATCTCTGAAGAACAATTTTGATGAGCGGATTGCTTCTGGTAATCCTCCACCATTTAGCTTTGAGTTCTTTGCGAACGCTCTGGTGCTCATGGGGTTCTACACAGTTAATTTCCTGTGTGGAGTGATGGCTATCTTTGCCTCTGTGGGGAGCATAGCCTCGGAGATAGATAACGGCACCCTGCACTCTATAGTCCCTAAGCCTATAAGGCGGTGGGAGATAGTGCTGGGCAAATGGCTGGGTTATGCGTTCATGCTCGCGATCTACGTTTTGCTTATGTGTGCTGCCGTGGTGATTACGGGCAAGCTCATCGGAGACTACGTACCTCCCAGGTACATATATGGCTCGCTTCTGGTAGTGCTTGTGGGGATCGTGTTACTGTCCATTACCGTGCTAGGCAGCACTCTTTTCTCTAGCCTGACCAACGGCATAGTGGTTTTCATGCTGTATGGGGTATCCCTTATGGGTGGGATAGTAAAGCAGGTAGGCGAGATACTCGATAGCTCGACTCTCAAGAACATTGGGCTGGCAACCAATCTGGTGATCCCAAGTGATACTCTTTGGCGATTGGCTTCTTATGTTATACAACCCAGGTTCTCCTTACAGATGGGTCCGACTCTTCTAAGCTCTGATACCCCACCTAGCAACATGATGGTAGTCTATGCGTTTGCCTATATCACACTGGCTTTGCTGATAGCTAACTGGATTTTCGCCCGTCGTGACCTATAA
- a CDS encoding Hsp20/alpha crystallin family protein, whose product MLNRNFWDPFREMIRLSEAMDRLFEESFVRPTSWMLGRGGETGYWVPIDIVETDNDYIVKASLPGFKPEDIQVNITGETLTISGNYKAEEPKDARYVLRERCLGSFSRTITLPVPVEADKAVAHFEHGELTLTLPKVEEVRTKQIKISVGEQPQLSSTAESAQPQA is encoded by the coding sequence ATGCTGAACAGGAACTTCTGGGACCCCTTCAGAGAGATGATTAGACTGAGCGAGGCTATGGACAGGCTCTTTGAGGAGAGCTTTGTTAGACCCACTAGCTGGATGCTCGGCAGAGGCGGTGAGACTGGTTACTGGGTGCCAATAGATATCGTTGAGACAGACAACGATTACATAGTCAAGGCTTCTCTGCCTGGGTTCAAGCCCGAGGACATCCAGGTCAACATTACGGGCGAGACCCTGACGATCTCTGGTAACTACAAGGCCGAGGAGCCTAAGGACGCAAGGTATGTACTCCGTGAGAGGTGCCTAGGTTCCTTCAGCAGAACGATCACTCTGCCTGTGCCGGTTGAGGCGGACAAGGCTGTGGCTCACTTCGAGCATGGCGAGCTGACTCTGACTCTACCCAAGGTAGAGGAGGTCAGGACAAAGCAGATCAAGATAAGCGTTGGCGAGCAGCCTCAGCTGAGCAGCACAGCGGAGTCCGCTCAGCCACAGGCATAG
- the ggt gene encoding gamma-glutamyltransferase — protein MSDLQQRSPKAEVPISDLPFHSFERISMGLRGVVCTSNPLASDAAMWALKDGGNAFDAALAAAAVLTVVEPQSSHLGGDVFLVAYVAKENKVYALNGSGRAPREIDISAFAGGIPERGPLAATIPGAVHGWCEVSRRWGKLPLKRVLQPAIEYARDGFPISVRLARSISTLASIISMSPYARQQFLSIDPKPGNILRQPALARTLESIADRGVDGFYQGEIAKEMVRGIREQCGVFSEDDLREHDTIVVVPISTSYRGVKVLEQPPVSQGHILLEELNIVENFDLKSMGLLSADTLHVLIEAKKLAFADKARYLGDPEFSKIPVEELVSKEWGRRRAEEINLSRANPQPEFGHLGRSNTDTTYLAVADSEGNAVSWIQSIFFVFGSGVVAGNTGVLLNNRMNGFTIQPGHPNTLEPGKRPVHTLNAYILMKDDKPWIVGGTPGGDYQVQTNLQVISNLVDFDLNIAEANDAPWWASLEGNNIRVENRVRQDILAELEKKGHKIDVIGAWAGDRIVQLVQFGSNGALLGASDLRGEGYAAAW, from the coding sequence TTGTCTGATCTACAGCAAAGAAGTCCAAAGGCAGAGGTGCCTATCTCGGATCTGCCATTTCACTCTTTTGAGAGGATTTCTATGGGGCTTAGAGGAGTGGTATGTACCTCTAACCCATTGGCTTCAGATGCAGCTATGTGGGCTCTCAAAGACGGAGGAAATGCTTTTGATGCTGCCTTGGCTGCTGCAGCAGTGCTTACGGTAGTAGAGCCACAATCCAGTCATCTGGGGGGTGATGTCTTTCTGGTAGCTTATGTGGCGAAGGAAAATAAGGTGTATGCTCTCAACGGAAGCGGGAGAGCTCCTAGGGAGATCGATATTAGCGCCTTTGCAGGAGGGATCCCTGAGAGGGGACCTCTTGCTGCCACCATCCCCGGGGCGGTGCATGGCTGGTGTGAGGTGTCCAGGCGATGGGGTAAATTACCTCTCAAGAGGGTTTTGCAGCCAGCCATAGAATATGCTCGAGACGGTTTCCCGATTAGTGTTAGATTGGCTCGCAGTATATCCACTCTGGCCTCAATCATTAGTATGTCTCCCTATGCCAGGCAGCAATTTCTCTCTATAGACCCTAAGCCAGGCAACATACTTCGTCAGCCTGCGTTGGCAAGGACTTTAGAATCTATAGCTGATCGAGGTGTTGATGGCTTTTATCAAGGCGAGATCGCTAAGGAGATGGTAAGAGGAATAAGGGAACAGTGTGGTGTGTTTTCCGAGGATGATTTGCGAGAGCATGATACCATTGTGGTTGTACCTATAAGTACCTCTTACAGAGGAGTAAAAGTCTTGGAGCAACCCCCGGTATCTCAGGGCCATATACTACTTGAGGAACTGAATATAGTTGAGAATTTCGATTTGAAGAGTATGGGGCTCCTTTCGGCAGATACGCTTCATGTGCTTATTGAAGCCAAGAAGTTGGCGTTTGCTGATAAGGCTAGGTATTTAGGAGATCCTGAGTTTAGCAAGATCCCAGTAGAAGAATTGGTATCCAAAGAGTGGGGTAGGCGCAGGGCAGAGGAAATCAACCTCAGTCGTGCCAATCCTCAGCCCGAATTTGGTCACCTGGGTAGATCTAACACGGACACTACCTATCTAGCGGTGGCTGACTCAGAAGGTAATGCCGTAAGTTGGATACAGAGCATATTCTTTGTGTTCGGAAGCGGTGTGGTTGCTGGTAATACCGGTGTGTTACTTAACAACAGGATGAATGGGTTTACTATACAGCCTGGACATCCCAACACCTTAGAGCCTGGAAAGCGTCCCGTACATACTCTCAATGCCTACATACTCATGAAGGATGACAAGCCCTGGATAGTAGGGGGAACGCCTGGTGGCGATTATCAGGTACAGACTAACCTGCAGGTGATTTCAAACCTGGTGGACTTTGACCTGAACATAGCTGAGGCTAATGATGCTCCATGGTGGGCTTCTCTGGAGGGAAACAATATCCGCGTAGAGAATAGAGTTCGACAGGACATTCTTGCTGAGCTGGAGAAAAAGGGGCATAAAATAGATGTTATAGGTGCATGGGCTGGAGATAGAATAGTGCAGCTTGTGCAGTTTGGTTCCAATGGAGCTCTGCTTGGAGCTTCCGACCTGCGAGGCGAAGGTTATGCAGCTGCCTGGTGA